A single genomic interval of Zingiber officinale cultivar Zhangliang chromosome 4A, Zo_v1.1, whole genome shotgun sequence harbors:
- the LOC121970053 gene encoding autophagy-related protein 3-like, whose product MVLSQKLHEAFKGTVERITGPRTVSALKEKGVLSVSEFVVAGDNLVAKCPTWSWEAGEPSKRKTYLPADKQYLITRNVPCLRRASSVEEEYDAAGGEFLLGDDDDDDNDGWLATHGMPKGTRSADEEVLPSMESLDIRKDVAIKSIPSYFGGEEEEDIPDMADYEDSENLIEADPATLQSKYLVATEPEDDNILRTRTYDISITYDKYYQTPRVWLTGYDESRAPLQPELVFEDVSQDHARKTVTIEDHPHLPGKHASVHPCRHGAVMKKIIDVLISRGVEPEVDKYLFLFLKFIASVVPTIEYDYTMDFDLGSSSH is encoded by the exons atGGTGCTATCGCAAAAGCTACACGAGGCCTTCAAGGGGACGGTGGAGCGGATCACGGGGCCGCGTACTGTCTCAGCCTTAAAGGAGAAGGGCGTTCTCAGCGTATCCGAATTCGTCGTCGCTGGCGACAATCTCGTTGCGAAATGCCCTACCTGGTCTTG GGAGGCCGGCGAGCCGAGCAAAAGGAAGACATACCTGCCTGCAGACAAGCAGTATCTCATAACGAGAAACG TGCCTTGTCTACGGAGGGCTAGTTCGGTGGAAGAAGAATATGATGCTGCTGGAGGAGAGTTTCTTCttggtgatgatgatgatgatgataatgatggTTGGTTGGCAACTCATGGGATGCCAAAag GGACCAGGAGTGCTGATGAAGAAGTTTTACCTTCCATGGAATCTCTAGACATCCGAAAAGATGTGGCTATCAAGTCTATCCCCTCTTATTTTGGTGGTGAAGAGGAGGAAGACATACCTGATATGGCTGATTACGAGGATTCAGAAAACCTTATAGAGGCAGATCCT GCCACCCTCCAGTCAAAGTATTTGGTTGCAACTGAACCAGAGGATGATAACATTCTTCGGACCCGAACATATGATATTAGCATCAC GTATGACAAATATTACCAAACACCTCGCGTATGGCTAACAGGATATGATGAG TCAAGGGCCCCTTTGCAGCCAGAACTAGTATTTGAAGATGTTAGCCAGGATCATGCACGGAAAACA GTAACAATTGAAGATCATCCTCACTTGCCAGGGAAGCATGCATCTGTACATCCATGTCGTCATGGCGCAGTGATGAAAAAGATCATTGATGTCCTCATATCACGTGGAGTTGAACCAGAAGTTGATAA GTACCTCTTCTTGTTTCTGAAGTTCATTGCCTCTGTGGTTCCTACTATTGAATACGACTACACCATGGACTTTGATCTTGGCAGCTCCAGTCATTGA
- the LOC121973407 gene encoding PLAT domain-containing protein 3-like: MAPSRLVFLLSTLLLLLPFFLTSADEDDQCVYTLYVSTGTVIKAGTDATIGLTLGDEAGQSFTVRDLRKWGGLMGADHDYFELGALDAFSGRGPCGLRLPICRINLTSDGAGRHHGWYCDYLEVTATGPHLPCSQTLFYVRQWLATDAPPYSLYATVDGCDQLQGAPRQPTDQRRLVVGDGAADARDSSSLSSSSTPVDSA, from the coding sequence ATGGCTCCGTCTCGCCTCGTCTTCCTCCTCTccaccctcctcctcctcctccccttcTTCCTCACCTCCGCCGACGAAGACGACCAGTGCGTCTACACTCTCTACGTCAGCACCGGCACCGTGATCAAGGCCGGCACCGACGCCACCATCGGACTCACGCTAGGCGACGAGGCAGGGCAGTCGTTCACGGTGAGGGACCTGCGCAAATGGGGCGGCCTCATGGGCGCCGACCACGACTACTTCGAGCTCGGCGCCCTCGACGCCTTCAGCGGCCGAGGGCCCTGCGGCCTCCGCCTCCCCATCTGCCGCATCAACCTCACCTCCGACGGCGCCGGTCGTCACCACGGCTGGTACTGCGACTACCTCGAGGTGACCGCCACTGGGCCCCACCTCCCCTGTTCCCAGACCCTGTTCTACGTCCGCCAGTGGCTCGCCACCGACGCCCCGCCATACAGCCTCTACGCCACCGTCGACGGCTGCGATCAGCTCCAGGGAGCTCCTCGCCAGCCGACCGATCAACGCCGCCTAGTCGTCGGAGATGGCGCCGCCGATGCTCGTGATTCTTCTTCTCTGTCTTCCTCCTCAACGCCTGTTGACTCCGCGTGA